In Leishmania mexicana MHOM/GT/2001/U1103 complete genome, chromosome 13, the following proteins share a genomic window:
- a CDS encoding putative phosphoprotein phosphatase, with protein MAEHPSPLVISEAKTSNRPSDSLRSPTYRTREHLLSQTSSSVLASVADDTSLSSTPDFQEEEGVQDLGTIDFFSAPPRSGKFLPLIEWLLRRGERGDVGALTASQKDSDEHTQASFFNEDYILKLCAAATTVLVEEPALLELEVIAHDTLVVVGDIHGQFQDLYTSVLCQQYDRRRCNPEGRDHRFLFMGDYVDRGPHSLEVMLLLLALKVEYPTLVYLTRGNHEEEKTSRVYGFLTEVTTSLGAAAGTAVWSAVNKVFLDLPLAAIVQTLYMRFFVTHGGLSPGLQSVEEIASIDRHNYSSGNVTAAEDDLITGLLWSDPTNEMAMYKQNPRGCGFLFGPSASNRFCADNNFDFICRAHQVAMDGYFWTHNDRVVTVFSAPNYCGVNGNKGAVLLIKGCSRRPIVHQYGSADKSEAAPSRKADFVYADMFT; from the coding sequence ATGGCCGAACACCCATCTCCGCTCGTCATCAGCGAAGCCAAGACCAGCAACCGCCCGTCCGACTCTCTGCGCAGTCCAACATACCGCACCCGGGAGCACCTGCTCTCTCAAACCTCATCCTCGGTGTTGGCGTCGGTGGCAGACGACACTAGCCTGTCAAGCACGCCCGACTTCcaagaggaagaaggggtACAGGACCTGGGGACGATTGACTTCTTCagtgcaccgccacgcagcggAAAGTTTTTGCCGCTGATCgagtggctgctgcgccgtggcgAGCGCGGTGACGTCGGCGCCCTCACGGCATCGCAGAaggacagcgacgagcacacgcaggcgaGCTTCTTCAACGAGGACTACATCCTGAAGttgtgcgctgcggcgacgacggtgctggTGGAGGAGCCAGCGCTGCTGGAACTGGAGGTGATAGCGCACGAcacgctggtggtggtgggcgacATCCACGGCCAGTTCCAGGACCTCTACACGAGTGTGCTCTGCCAGCAGTACGACCGGCGCCGGTGCAACCCCGAGGGACGCGATCACCGCTTCCTGTTCATGGGTGACTACGTGGACCGCGGCCCGCACAGCCTGgaggtgatgctgctgctgctggcgctgaagGTGGAGTACCCGACGCTAGTGTACCTGACGCGTGGCAaccacgaggaggagaagacgTCGCGCGTGTACGGCTTCTTGACGGAGGTGACGACGTCgctcggcgccgcggccgggACGGCGGTGTGGAGTGCCGTGAACAAGGTGTTCCTCGACCTGCCGCTGGCTGCGATTGTGCAGACACTGTACATGCGCTTCTTTGTGACTCACGGCGGCCTCTCGCCGGGCTTGCAGAGTGTGGAGGAGATCGCGAGCATCGATCGGCACAActacagcagcggcaacgtcACGGCCGCGGAGGATGACCTTATCACGGGCCTTCTCTGGTCTGACCCAACGAACGAGATGGCCATGTACAAGCAGAACccccgcggctgcggcttTTTGTTTGGCCCATCCGCCTCGAACCGATTCTGCGCCGACAACAACTTCGATTTCATCTGCCGCGCGCACCAGGTGGCAATGGACGGGTACTTCTGGACGCACAACGACCGCGTCGTGACGGTCTTCTCCGCACCGAATTACTGCGGCGTCAACGGGAATAAGGGAGCCGTGCTTCTTATAAAGGGGTGCTCCCGGCGGCCCATAGTGCACCAGTACGGCAGCGCAGACAAGAGCGAGGCCGCACCATCCCGCAAGGCAGACTTTGTGTACGCTGACATGTTCACATGA